The Strix aluco isolate bStrAlu1 chromosome Z, bStrAlu1.hap1, whole genome shotgun sequence genome contains a region encoding:
- the MRPL50 gene encoding large ribosomal subunit protein mL50: protein MAVVAALRAAGGRLGLGAAARRAFWGGLRKKEKEVEAEKIIQEEKSEPSLICPPPRSRSYLPPADIQSCLESHIREIFGPSLPDNWQQTPLKENRLKYRLLAQLAAELGHAVPNSQLHLMCSAGDVLNFYSTPVKDVSKFDELCAAELPPNVKITWEQ, encoded by the exons ATGGCGGTTGTTGCCGCGctgcgggcggcgggcgggcggctagGCCTCGGCGCTGCGGCGCGCAGGGCGTTTTGGGGCGGCCTGAG gaagaaggaaaaagaagtagaagcagagaaaataattcaagaagaGAAAAGTGAACCCAGCCTGATCTGTCCCCCACCACGCAGCAGAAGCTATCTTCCTCCAGCAGATATACAGAGCTGCCTTGAGTCTCACATCAGGGAGATTTTTGGACCTTCACTGCCTGATAATTGGCAGCAGACACCCCTCAAAGAAAATAGGTTAAAGTATCGCCTCCTGGCGCAGCTGGCAGCAGAACTTGGTCATGCTGTCCCCAATTCACAGCTCCACCTGATGTGCAGTGCTGGGGATGTCTTGAATTTCTACAGCACTCCTGTGAAGGATGTGTCCAAATTTGATGAACTGTGTGCTGCAGAGCTACCCCCAAACGTGAAGATTACCTGGGAGCAGTGA